One segment of Radiobacillus kanasensis DNA contains the following:
- the spoIIID gene encoding sporulation transcriptional regulator SpoIIID gives MHDYIKERTIRIGKHLVETRKTVRVIAKEFGVSKSTVHKDLTERLPNINPELAAEVKHILDHHKAIRHLRGGEATKLKYRLNTSMEPEEPAEPVG, from the coding sequence GTGCATGACTACATCAAAGAGAGAACAATCAGGATCGGAAAGCATCTCGTGGAAACAAGAAAAACAGTACGCGTAATTGCGAAAGAATTCGGTGTTTCCAAAAGTACGGTCCACAAAGATTTAACGGAAAGATTACCTAACATTAACCCCGAATTAGCCGCTGAAGTTAAACATATCCTCGATCATCATAAAGCAATCCGTCATTTGCGTGGCGGTGAAGCTACTAAATTGAAATACAGATTAAATACATCAATGGAACCGGAAGAACCAGCAGAACCAGTGGGTTAA